The following is a genomic window from Flavobacteriales bacterium.
TCCACGGACTGACCCGGGGAGACACGAAGGAGGAGGTGATCCGGCGGATGGCGCGCTTCCGGTTGTCCGGCCACGGCAGGGGCTTCGTGTTCGCCCGGCTCCGGCAGCGGTACCCGATGCTGCATGAACGGGTGGAGTACCTGTGCTTCACCCACACCCGCGAAGGCTGGGGCGACTCGGACTGGGGTCTGGTCCACTTCGTGGACGGCCGGCTCATCGACACGCAGTTCAGCCACGACGAAGGCGGTCAGGGGGCGCACCTCCATCCGTTCAGGCCTGCGGTCTCGGACGGGACGGCGGTCACCCCTGCGGCGCCTCCACCACCTGCTGTGCGCTGCTGCGGATGTACGGGCGGATGATGAGCCGGATGGTGTTCTTCCAGCTCAGGTACTTCCACGCCCAGGCCATCAGCACCTGTAGGCGGTTGCGGTAGCCTACCAGCGCCATCAGGTGCACGAACATCCAGGCCAGCCAGGCGATGAGACCGCCCATGTGGAAGCGGCCTACGTCCACCACGGCCTTGTAGCGTCCGATGGTGGCCATGCTGCCCTTGTCCTTGTACATGAAGGCCTCCATGGGCCCGCCTTTCGCTTTGCGGATGAGGTTGTCGGCCAGCAGCCGGGCCTGTTGGATGGCCGCCGTGGCCACCTGCGGATGGCCCCGCTCCCACGTGCCTTCGGCCATCAAGGCCACATCGCCCAGCGCGAACACATCGGGTACGCCCTGCAATCGGCTGAAGCGGTCCACGTGGTAGCGGTTGGCCTGCGGCACCTCGGCGGCCTCGAGACCGGGCAGCGTCACACCCTTCACCCCGGCCGCCCAGATCAGCGTGTTGCTGTCCATGCTCGTCCCGTCCTTGAAGGAGACCACCTCCCCGTCATACCCGGTGACACGCGCCCCGAACTTCACGTTCACGCCCATGTCCTCCAGGTACTTCAAGGCGTTGGCACTGGCCTTCTCGCTGAAGTTCTTCAGCACCCGCTCGTTGCTGTCCACCAGCCAGATCTGCATGCGGTCGCTGTCCAGCTCGCGGTATTCGCGCTTGAGCACGGTGCGGCGGATCTCGGCCAGGGCACCGGCCAGTTCCACGCCGGTGGGACCGCCGCCCACGATGGTGAAGTTGAGGCAGCGGCGTTGTCCGGCCTCGTCCTGCGCGTACAACGCGGCCTCGAAGTCCTGCAGGAAATCGCTGCGGATGTCGAGGGCCTGGCCGATGCTCTTGAGCTGCATGGCCTCGCGCTCGAGCTGGTCGTTGCCGAAGAAGTTGGTGGTGCTGCCCGTGGCCAGCACAAGGATGTCGTAGGCGAACTCGCCATGATCGGTGACCACGCGCTTCTCCTGCGGCTTCACGGCCAGCACGCGGGTCATGCGGAAGGCGACGTTGGGCATGGGCGCCACGGTGCGGCGGAAGGGATGCGCGATGCTGTCGGCACTGAGGCTGGCGGTGGCCACCTGATACAGGAGCGGCTGGAAGCAGTGGTGGTTGTGCTTGTCCAGCAGCAGCACCTTGTACGGAGCGCCCTCGAGCCGCTTGATCAGCTCCAGGCCGGCGAAGCCACCGCCCACCACCACCACCTGCGGGTGCGGCAGGGCCTCGTATGCGCGGCGGGCCTGTGACATGGCGGAGCGGCGGCGAAGTTCCGGAAATTCGCGGCCGATGACCGACCAGGACACCATCTGCGCGCCGGCCACAGCCGGGGGTGCCGCCGCCGTGGCGGTGGTCCGCCTCAGCGGTCCCCGGGCCGTGGCCATCCTTGACCGGCTCACCGCAGGAGCTGCGCGCACCTGGCCCGAGCGACGGGCGGTGCTGGCGCCGCTGGCCGATGCCGAAGGCCCCATCGACGAGGCGTTGGTCACCGTGTTCCGCGCGCCGGCGAGCTACACCGGCGAGGAGGTGGTGGAGCTCGGCCTGCACGGCTCGCCCTACATCGTGCAGCGCGTGCTGGAGGCGGCGGTGCAGGCGGGCGCGCGGCTGGCCCGGCCGGGCGAGTTCACGTTGCGCGCCTTCCTCAACCGCAAGCTGGACCTCAGCCAGGCCGAGGCCGTCGCCGACCTCATCGCCGGCCAGGGGGCCGCCGCCCACCGGCTCGCCCTGCAGCAGCTCCGCGGCGGTTACAGCGCCCACATCGACGCGCTGCGCCAGCAGCTCATCGACTTCTGCGCCCTGATCGAGCTGGAGCTCGACTTCGGGGAGGAGGACGTCACCTTCGCCCGCCGCGATGAACTGGACGCCCTGCTGGTGGACCTGACCGGCCTCTGCACCCGGCTCATCGACAGCTTCCGCTACGGCAACGCGGTGAAGGAGGGCGTGCCCGTGGCCATCGTGGGCGCGCCCAATAGCGGCAAGAGCACGCTGCTCAACGCGCTGCTACAGGAGGACCGCGCCATCGTGAGCGACATCCCTGGCACCACGCGCGACACGGTGGAGGAGACGATCACCCTGAACGGCATCCTGTTCCGCTTCATCGACACGGCGGGCCTGCGCGAGACCGGCGACACGGTGGAGCGCATGGGCATCGAACGCAGCTACCGCAAGGCGCGCGAGGCCGGCATCGTGGTGCTGCTGGGCGATGCTGCCGCCATGAACGAGGACGCCTTCCTCACCCAGGCGGCCCTGTTGCGCGAGCGCATCGGCGAGGGACCGCACCTGCTTCCGGTGCTGAACAAGTGCGACCTCACCGACCAGGACGCCGACCTCGGCGGCCGGGTGATGCGCATCAGCGCACGCACGGGCCGGGGCCTGGATGGGCTGCGGGAGGCGTTCCACCGGCATGTACGCAGCCTGCACGAAGGCGACGGTGGCGTGGTGGTGACGAACGCGCGGCACGTGGAGGCCCTGAGCCACGCCCGTCAGGCCCTGGAGGACGCGCGCGCCGGTCTGCACCAGGGGGTCAGCGGCGACCTGCTGGCCATCGACCTGCGCCGCGCGCAGCACCATCTGGGCGAGATCACCGGCCGCATCACGCCGGACGATGTGCTGGGCAGCATCTTCGGCCGCTTCTGCATCGGCAAGTGATCACGGGCACGGCATCCCCTCCGTCAGCACCTGGTGGATGAGGACGTACTCGTCCGACCCGTCGCCCTCCATGGCCGGCCCGAGGTCGAGCGAGCACTCCACCTCGATGGTCCAGGGCTCGCCGCCCTGCGTCACGCTGCGTCGGTAGCGCCGCTCGAGGTCCGCGCCGTTCATCGACCCCACGAGCTCCCCCTCCTCGGCACCGAGGTCCTCACCACCGGCGCAGGGCCACGAGCGACCGGCGCCGCAGGGCGCGAAGCGCATCGCGTCGGCCAGGAAGGTGAAGGTGCCGGTGAGGCGCATGCGCGGGATCTCGCCCTCCAGCTCGTCGGACAGCTTCTCCAGGGTGTAGGGATGCTGCGAGGCGAACGGCGCCCCCATCTCGTCGACCATGCGCAGCCCGGCTTCCGTGCGCTGGTGGAAGTCGGGCTTGTCGCCGGCTTGTCCGATGGTGAGCAAGGGCTGCGCACCGGGCGCATCGGGTGCCACCACGTGCCAGCGGCCGATCAGGCCCAGGGCCGCCTCGCCGCGGTCCAGGTAGCGCCGCCGCAGGATGAAGGTGCTGTCGCTGCGCACCCACAGCTGCGTCACGATGCCGTGGCAGCCGGCGCAGGGCAACGTATCCTCATAGTAGCCCGGCCAATCGATCGGCGTCGCCGGAAGGGCCCTGGTGGGTCCGACCGCCGGAAGGCTGTCGTGGGCGACGGAACCGTCGTTCACGGAGCCGCCGCCGCAGGAGGCGATGACGAGCGCAGGGAGCAGCAGCAGGGAGGCGCGCATGCAGGGGGGGGCGTCGGCCGAAGGTAGCGCGACCTTTGCGCGCATGGTCCCGGTGTGTACCGCCTTCTACTTCGGCAGCGTGGAGCACTATCGGCTGCTGGCGCGGCATCCGAAGGTGATCATCGATGTCGGCGAGCACTACGAGCGCCAGAGCTACCGCACCCGCACCCGCATCGGAGGCCCCAACGGCGTGCAAGACCTGAACGTGCCCATCGCCCGCGACCACGGACGCAAGCTGCCGATGCGCAGCGTGGGCCTGAGCTACAGTGAGACCTGGCCGCAACAGCACCTGCACGCCATCCGGAGCGCCTACGGCAACACGCCCTGGTTCATCCACTACATCGATGCGATCGAAGCGGTGGTGATGAAGCGTTACGAACGCCTGGTGGACCTGGACCTGGCGACGATGCGGCTGGGGATGAAATGGCTCGGGCTGACGACGGAGGTGGAGGTGAGGGAGACCTACTTGGACGTGAGTGGCGAGTGGCGAGTGGCGAGTGATGAGCGTGGCCCCGCGGAACCACACTCGCCACTCGTCACTCACCACTCGGTCAACGACACTCGACACTTGGACCTCCGGACCACCTTCCACCCCAAGAAACCGCTGCCTCCACCGGTCGAAGCGGTCCCAGCCTACCCCCAGGTCTTCGCGGACCGCCACGGCTTCCAGCCCCGGATGAGCGTGATCGACCTGGTATGCAACTGCGGACCCGAGGCCGCCCGCATCCTGCGTTCTTGATCCCCATCAAGCGCACGGGTGGCAACCTCGGCCCAGTTTCGCCGCATGGTCACGGACATCACCCTTCCCGCCTGGGTCGACCGCAGCGCTCTTCCGTTCCGCACGCACACCTACCACCACCCCGACGGGCGGATGCACTACGTGGACGAGGGCTGCGGCCCGGTGATGCTCTTCGTGCACGGCACGCCCGACTGGAGCTTCGGCTTCAGGCATCTGATCACGGCCTTCGCCCCCACCCACCGCTGCATCGCACCGGACCACCTGGGGTTCGGGCTCAGCGACAAGCCCCACGGAGCCGACTACACGGTGGCCGCGCAGGCCCGTCGCCTGCAGCGGTTCATCGACCACCTGGGTCTGCAGGACATCACGCTGGTGGTCACCGACTTCGGTGGCGGCATCGGCCTGCCCCATGCGTTGGAGCATCCGTCGAACGTGAAGCGCATCGTGCTCTACAACACCTGGCTCTGGGACCTGATGCCCGACAAGCGTTTCAGCGGTCCTACCGCCATCATGAAGTCCGGGCTCGGGCGATTCCTCTACCTGCGGATGGGGTTCAGCGTGAACGTGATGATGCCCAACGGATATGGCGACCAGAAGAAGCTGGACAAGGCCACCCACGCGCACTACCGGCACGCCCTGCCCGATGCCGCCGCGCGCGCGGCCACCTTCGCCTGTGTGCAGGAGATCAAGAACGCCGGTCCCTTCTGGCAGGCGCAATGGGCTCGGGTGGAACTCCTGCGCACCATTCCCACCTTGCTCTGCTGGGGCCTTCAGGACCGCTTCTTCCCGCCCGACCTGATGGAGCGGTGGATGCGGGCGCTCCCTCACGCCACCGTGCGCACCATGCCTCAGGCCGGGCACTTCCTGCACGAGGAGGCGCCGCACGCCCTGGTGGACGCGATCCGGGCGGTCATTTCTCCGCGCGTCCGGTGAAGCGGTACAGGGTGGCTGAACCGTCCGCCTTCGACACGTTCATTTCCCCGTTGAAGACACCCTTCACCACGTCGCCCTTCCACGCGCGCGAGTTGCCCATGTCATCGCTCTTCACCGCCTTGATGGTGAACTGACCGGGACCGCTCTCATAGCAGCCCACCTCACCTTGGGTGAGCCCCTCGGTCGCACAGGCCGAGCAGTCGAACTGATCCCCCGAGAAGGTGACCACATCGCTGCCTTGGTGCTGACCGCTCAGCTCATAGTCGAGGTGGAAGACCACCCCACCCTTCAGGATGGAGCAGTCGGCCTGTCCCCAGCGGGCCGTGTCGAGCGGTGGAAGGTCGTCGGCGCCACCACCGGGTCCACCGCAGGAATGGAGGGTCAACAGTCCAAGGCCCAAGGCCAGGGGGAGGATCGTGCGCTTCATGGTCAGGTTCGTGGTCCGCGAAAGTAGAAGCACCCGGCCAACCCGCATCCACCAGCACCGACCGGCCCGGGTCCGGCGAGCCTGTTCATTCCGCAGACGCGGGGGGACGCAGATGCCCCACTATTTTATCCGCAGATGACACAGATGTCACAGATACCCCCTCCCCGCACTCATCTGTGTCCATCCGTGTTCATCTGTGGACGCATTCCAAGGCGAGCCTGCGCGCCGCATTCATCTGTGTCCATCCGTGTTCATCTGTGGTTCTTCAGCCCCGATCCCGCATTCATCTGCGACATCCGTGTCATCTGTGGACGCATTCCGGCGAGCCTGCGAGCCGCATTCATCTGCGCCATCCCGCAGGGCGGGGGACAGGTCCCGCGCCATCTGTGGACGCATTCCGGCGAGCCGCGAGCCGCATTCATCTGTGTCCATCCGTGTTCATCTGTGGTTCTTCAGCCCCGATCCCGCATTCATCTGCGACATCCGTGTCATCTGTGGACGCATTCCGGCGAGCCTGCGAGCCGCATTCATCTGCGCCATCCCGCAGGGGCGGGACAGGTCCCGCGCCATCTGTGGACGCATTCCGGCGAGCCGCGAGCCGCATTCATCTGTGTCCATCCGTGTTCATCTGTGGACGCATTCCAAGGCGAGCCTGCGCCGCATTCATCTGTGTCCATCCGTGTTCATCTGTGGTTCTTCAGCCCCGATCCCGCATTCATCTGCGACATCCGTGTCATCTGTGGACGCATTCCGGCGAGCCTGCGAGCCGCATTCATCTGCGCCATCCCGCAGGGGCGGGACAGGTCCCGCGCCATCTGTGGACGCATTCCGGCGAGCCGCGAGCCGCATTCATCTGTGTCCATCCGTGTTCATCTGTGGACGCATTCCAAGGCGAGCCTGCGCGCCGCATTCATCTGTGTCCATCCGTGTTCATCTGTGGTTCTTCAGCCCCGATCCCGCATTCATCTGCGACATCCGTGTCATCTGTGGACGTATCCCGGCGAGCCTGCGGGCCCTCCCCCATCATCCCCGGATCACTCCAGAACCCCACCGCGGACTACTTTCGCAAGACCCTCCCCGGACCATCCCGGGCAGGGGACCCGTGACGCATGGCTGAGAAGATCGACCTGGAGGCATCCAAGAACGAGGACAAGAACAAGCTCGCCGTCGGCGACCTCAATGCCCGTCTGAAGCAGATCCACCTCGGCGGCGGCGAGAAACGCATCGCCGACCACAAGGCCAAGGGAAAGATGACCGCCCGCGAGCGCATCGAAGCCCTGCTGGATCCCAAGAGCCCCCGCATCGAGATCGGTGCCTTCGCAGCCGATGGCATGTACAAGGAACACGGCGGTGCGCCCTGTGCCGGTGTGGTGGTGGTGATCGGCACCGTGAGCAAGCGCCAGTGCATTGTGGTGGCCAACGACGCCACCGTGAAGGCCGGCGCATGGTTCCCCATGACGGGCAAGAAGAACCTGCGCGCGCAGGAGATCGCCATCGAGAACCGCCTGCCCATCATCTACCTGGTGGACAGCGCGGGCGTGTACCTGCCCATGCAGGACGAGATCTTCCCCGACAACGAGCACTTCGCCCGGATTTTTCGCAACAACGCGGTGATGAGCTCCATGGGCGTCACGCAGATCGCCGCCATCATGGGCAGCTGCGTGGCGGGCGGCGCCTACCTGCCCATCATGAGCGATGAGGCGCTGATCGTGGAGAAGACCGGCAGCATCTTCCTCGCCGGCAGCTACCTGGTGAAGGCCGCCATCGGCGAGGACATCGACAACGAGACGCTCGGCGGCGCCACCACCCACAGCGAGATCAGCGGCGTCACCGACTACAAGTGCAAGGACGATGCGGATTGCCTGAAGAAGATCCGCGCCATCGTGGACAAGCTCGGCAAGCCCAAGGACGCCGGCTTCAGCCGCGAGAAGGCCGCCGCGCCGAAGGCCGACCCGAAAGAGATCTACGGCCTGATCCCCACCGAGCGCGCCAAGCCCTACGACATGCGCGAAGTGATCGCGCGGCTGGTGGACGACAGCGAGTACACCGAATACAAGGAGGGCTACGGCCAGAGCATCATCACCGCCTACGCCCGCATCGATGGCTGGGCCGTGGGCATCGTGGCCAACCAGCGCAAAGTGGTGAAGAGCAAAAAGGGCGAGATGCAGTTCGGCGGCGTCATCTACAGCGACAGCGCCGACAAGGCCACACGCTTCATCGCCAACTGCAACCAGAAGAACATTCCGCTGGTCTTTCTGCAGGACGTCACCGGCTTCATGGTCGGCAGCCGCAGCGAGCACGGCGGCATCATCAAGGACGGCGCGAAACTGGTGAACGCTGTGGCCAACAGCGTGGTGCCCAAGTTCACCATCATCATCGGCAACAGCTACGGCGCCGGCAACTACGCCATGTGCGGCAAGGCCTACGACCCACGCCTTATCGTGGGCTGGCCCAGCGCCCAGGTGGCCGTGATGGGCGGCGAGCAGGCCAGCAAGGTGATGCTCCAGATCGAAGTGGCCGCGCTGAAAGGCAAGGGCGAGACCATCACCCCCGAGAAGGAAGCCGAACTGCTCAATCGGATCCGCAGCAAGTACGAGGAGACCATCAGCCCGTACTACGCGGCAGGCAGCTTGTGGCTGGATGCGGTGATCGATCCGCTGGATACGCGGACGTGGATCTCGATGGGTATTGAGGCTGCTAGCCAGGCACCGGCGACGAGGGAGTTCAATATGGGGGTCTTGCAGACGTAGAGTGTTTGGGCGTGCCCCCTCGCAAAGCCTCGGGGTCCGGCCATCCGCTATACTCCTCGCTCGTTCCTCGCTGCGGGGTGCCGCTGCTGTCCGTCACGCGAAATGCAGATCCGTCACGTTTCCAATATCACATCCTGAATCGTCTCTGCGCAGCGTTCCCATTCGACCACCTTTGAACCATGAACGCGACATCGCACTTGGACCGTTGGGGTACTGCCGGTCTCTTCCTTACCGCAATTCTTTCGCCATGCTGTTTCCCATTGTTCGCGGTCGCGGCTTCTGCATTCGGCCTTGGCACCTTTGAATTGTTCGGCGGTTGGACGATGTGGATCTTCCAAACCATGGTGCTCGTCTCCATCGCAGGACTCGTTCTCTCCTATCGCAAACACTGGTGCATCTATCCGCTCTTGGTCGCCATACCAAGTGGTCTGCTGATCTTCTACGGTTACCACTTCGCTATGGACCCGACATACTTCTTCTATGCGGGAATGCTCGGCCTGCTTGGTGCCACGGGTTGGAACTATTACAGGAACAAACTGCATGGGTCGTGCGAAACGTGCGGGACCTACAACGGCAAGACCGTTGATCTGGCTACCAGGTTGACATGTCCGAACTGCGGGCACAGGAAACATGAACTGATGCCAACCGACGCTTGCGTTTACTTCTACGAATGCGAGAAATGCAAGACCGTCCTGAAACCGAAACAGGGTGACTGCTGTGTCTATTGCAGTTATGGAACGGTGAAATGTCCACCGATCCAGTCTGGTGAGAAATGCTGCTGACCACATGCGTCGCCCGATCCGCGTCAGATCCGAGGTCCTCCGCCATCGTCCTGATCTGCCGTGCCATGCCGTGATTCCTGCATCCGCTATAAGTGGGTGGTGCATCAACGGCACCACGATCGTAGAGGTGCAAATCGATCGTCATGGACCCTTTCGCAGAAGCCTGAAGCGATGGGATCAGGACCGCTGGTTCCTGGATCTACCGAAAACCATCCTTGTCCAAACCGGGCTCAAGGAAGGCAGCTTGATCACACTGATACTTCGATCGGCCGACACTAGCGAACCAGCAGAGCTACGTTCCCGCCTTCGGTCTGATGCCGTTGCCAGAGTATGCTGGAACAGGTTGTCGCAAGCGCGCAAACGCACCATCGTAGAGCATATCAGAGCTGGCAGATCATCCAGCACACGTGAGCGGCGCGTGGCGAGCATATTCCGATCAATGGGTCATTGAAGCCCTTCGTATTCCGAACAGACACCGGCCGTCGCAAACCCGCGTTGGCCGATGATCATCGGCCCGCCCCGTCACCGAACCGGTCGCGTAGCCAATTCATCGGGTTGTCGCGGTTGGGGCCGATCATGTGTTTCATCCCGCCAACGGGGATCGGCCCGCATCGTTACCTTTTGTTGAATCTGTCGCCTGTCCATTTCCGTGGATTGTCGCGGATATACCGGGCAATGCGTTCGTGTTCCCCGTCATCGCGGATCACGCGGTCCCAATAATTGCGTTGCCATACGGGCGTGCCGTGTGGAAACAATCCATCGCGGTACGCCATGCGCGTAACCGCAGTCACGCCTTCACATGGTCCTTCAAGAACTCACCTGGAGTCACGATCCTCGTCCGTCCGTACTTCTTCAGCACCAGCAGATCCTCGTCACCGGTGACCAACAGATCCGCCTTCGCGGCCTTGGCCAGCGCGAGCAAGAAATCATCCTTTGCATCGCGACAAATGGGGATCACCCTGGGTTCGCGCTTCAAGACCAGCGCCACGCGGCCCAAGCGTTCGATGTTCTCCTCGGCACGAGGAAGCGTGAAGTACTTCCGCATCTTCGATCGGCGCGTCACTTCGGCGAGTTCAGCCAATGCCCGTGTAGAGAAGCAGAGTTGGAAGCGTTCCGCAACGAGCAAGACATCCAGTTCGCGTAGCCGCTTGCCGATCAGCCAACTGATCAGAACGTTGGTATCAACGACGAGCCTTTGGCGAGCGCGCTGCATGCATCTCGGTCCTTACCTCTTCCACCATGCGGGTGATCTCGCTGTCCTTCAGCGTCACCTTGCCCCAGACCTTGTGCAGCCAGGTGATGTCGTCCTTCACCTCCTGCTGCCGGATAGCCTTCATGAAGGCACGCTTGTCAGCAGCGGACAGCTTGCTGACACGTGCCAAGATCTTATCCACGGCCTGGCTTTGGTTCCCTTTGGTGTCGAAGGTCATGCTACGATCGTTGGTTGCTCAAATATAAGGCGGCGATCAAGCCTCATCTTTTCTTCCCACTTAGACATACCGCAGGTCCGGTTCGATATACTCCATGTAATGCGGCTTCACGGCCTTGCGCATCACCAGATCCACCTTGCGAGCGACAATGCGCTCAAGATCCTGTTCAAGATCGAAGAACTGCATCCCGATCGGTCGCTCCACTTCGATCATGATGTCAACATCACTATCCGGCCGGAAGTCATCGCGCGTGGCCGACCCGAACACGGCCATGCTCTTCAGCCCGTACTTGGCAAAGAGGCGCGCACGTTCCCCGCGCAGCAAGGATAAGATGTCGGCGAGGGTGCCCATGGTTCCACAAATATCGGAATCACCGGCTGGATCACTCCCCTTCCCATTTGATGGCCCGACCCCTTCGTTACTTTCATCCACTCCAATGTTGCGCCTCGCCCATTTCCTTTCCGTCCTCGCCTGCACCCTTTCGCTGCGCAGCGTACATGCGCAACAGCTCGTAACACCTTACACCGATCGGGTGGACCGCTTCGTGGCGCACATCGCTGACAGCCTGAGCATCGTGGGGCTTTCGGTGGGCATTGTGCAGCACGGCGAAGTGGTGCTGGCCAATGGCTACGGTTCCATCTCACAAGCGAACACCCATCCTGTGGATGCGCACACGGCATTCCTCAGCTGCTCCATCACCAAGCTGTTCACCGCCACCGCCGTGATGCAGTTGGTGGAGCAGGGCCGCCTGCGGATCAGTGATCGCGTGGTGGATGTGCTGCCGGAATTCAAGTTGCACGACAAGCGCTACGGCGCGATCACGGTGGAGCACCTGCTCACGCATTCATCGGGACTGCCGTGGGACCATAAGCTGCCCAACTGCCCGCAGGACAGCACGGCGCTGGAGGTACTGGTGCGCAGCATGGCGAATGGCGTGAAGCTGAAGTTCGGCCCCGGGAGCCGCTTCGATGGCGGGACCTACAGCAACGCCGGGTACAACCTGCTGGGCCGGATCGTGGAACAGGTGAGCGGCCTTTCCTACGAGCGCTACGTGCATGCACATGTCCTGCGCAAGGTGCCGATGCCCGATGCCGCGTTCGATACCGCGTCCTACCGTGCAGGAGCTTGGGCGCGAGGCATGGAAGTGGACGGTGATACGCGCGCCATCCAGCGTTTCAATCTGTACGGCGTGGAAGACCCGAAGCAGCCGATCATCAATGGGCAACCTCTGTCGTTACGCGAACGGCGCCCGCACATCGCGTACGAGCAAAGCCCTTGTGGCGGGCTATGGACCAGCGCCGCGGACCTGAGCAATTGGCTGGCGCACGTGCAACGCATCGCGCAGGACAGCTTGGAAGGCCCCAGCGCGCCCGTGCTGCAACGCAACACCCTGCTGGAGATGTGGCGCACGCAGCGCAGCATCA
Proteins encoded in this region:
- a CDS encoding beta-lactamase family protein: MLRLAHFLSVLACTLSLRSVHAQQLVTPYTDRVDRFVAHIADSLSIVGLSVGIVQHGEVVLANGYGSISQANTHPVDAHTAFLSCSITKLFTATAVMQLVEQGRLRISDRVVDVLPEFKLHDKRYGAITVEHLLTHSSGLPWDHKLPNCPQDSTALEVLVRSMANGVKLKFGPGSRFDGGTYSNAGYNLLGRIVEQVSGLSYERYVHAHVLRKVPMPDAAFDTASYRAGAWARGMEVDGDTRAIQRFNLYGVEDPKQPIINGQPLSLRERRPHIAYEQSPCGGLWTSAADLSNWLAHVQRIAQDSLEGPSAPVLQRNTLLEMWRTQRSIMGKRTAIGLGWWNYDDPELGRYVFHVGREPGYSSIMLLWPERELGVVVVCNGMYADDAVWNVLGPGIGRIVMGL